One Candidatus Cloacimonadota bacterium genomic region harbors:
- the rpmJ gene encoding 50S ribosomal protein L36, with product MKVKASVKIICKDCRIIKRHGVIRVICSSNPKHKQR from the coding sequence ATGAAAGTCAAAGCATCAGTTAAGATAATCTGCAAAGATTGTAGAATAATCAAACGCCATGGCGTTATTCGAGTTATCTGCAGCTCTAACCCTAAACACAAACAAAGAC